In a genomic window of Helianthus annuus cultivar XRQ/B chromosome 10, HanXRQr2.0-SUNRISE, whole genome shotgun sequence:
- the LOC110884408 gene encoding mitochondrial amidoxime reducing component 2 isoform X1 encodes MAEERTHGSSVAVASAGAPPTVKSIFIYPIKSCKGISVSKAPLSPTGFVWDRHWVVINSKGRGYTQRVEPKLALVQVELPLEAFSFGWEPNNSSYLVVRAPGMAELKVSLAKPDLRSDGVSVWEWSGSALDEGDEAAKWFTDFLGKPSRLVRFNEESETRPTDPHYATGFNVKFPDAFPYLLISEPSLDALNEQLKEPVSINRFRPNIFVSGCEPFAEDLWKQIKINELTFRGIMLCPRCKVPTIDQEDATIGSEPRKTMMKFRSAEALEVNTATTKYKGQPYLGQMLVCEDHKTNKGKIVSVGDIIEVEKVFPSYADVAV; translated from the exons ATGGCGGAGGAGAGAACACACGGAAGCTCAGTCGCAGTCGCCTCTGCCGGAGCACCACCGACGGTGAAATCAATCTTCATTTATCCGATCAAATCATGCAAGGGCATTTCTGTCTCAAAAGCACCTCTTTCTCCTACAG GGTTTGTGTGGGATCGTCATTGGGTGGTGATTAACTCGAAAGGCCGAGGCTACACCCAAAGGGTCGAGCCTAAGCTCGCTTTGGTTCAAGTGGAGCTACCCCTCGAGGCTTTTTCTTTCGGTTGGGAGCCCAACAACTCTTCTTACTTGG TGGTACGTGCTCCCGGGATGGCTGAGCTCAAGGTCTCACTAGCTAAACCAGATTTACGGTCTGATGGAGTATCGGTCTGGGAATGGTCAGGCTCGGCCTTGGATGAGGGAGATGAGGCTGCTAAATGGTTCACTGACTTCCTCGGGAAACCTAGCCGCTTGGTACGCTTTAATGAAG AGTCAGAGACGCGACCCACTGACCCTCATTATGCTACTGGATTCAATGTGAAATTTCCAGATGCTTTCCCCTACCTTTTAATCTCCGAG CCTTCATTGGATGCGTTGAACGAGCAACTAAAGGAGCCAGTCAGCATAAACCGATTTAGACCCAA CATCTTTGTGAGTGGTTGTGAACCATTTGCTGAGGACCTCTGGAAACAAATCAAAATTAACGAGTTGACTTTTCGAGGCATCATGCTTTGCCCCCGTTGTAAG GTACCCACTATCGATCAAGAGGACGCGACAATAGGAAGTGAACCAAGGAAAACCATGATGAAGTTCCGATCTGCTGAAGCCTTGGAAGTGAACACCGCAACCACCAAATATAAAGGACAG CCTTACCTAGGGCAGATGCTGGTGTGTGAGGATCATAAGACCAACAAAGGGAAGATTGTGAGTGTTGGAGACATTATTGAGGTGGAAAAGGTATTCCCTTCATATGCAGATGTTGCAGTTTAA
- the LOC110884408 gene encoding mitochondrial amidoxime reducing component 2 isoform X3: MAEERTHGSSVAVASAGAPPTVKSIFIYPIKSCKGISVSKAPLSPTGFVWDRHWVVINSKGRGYTQRVEPKLALVQVELPLEAFSFGWEPNNSSYLVVRAPGMAELKVSLAKPDLRSDGVSVWEWSGSALDEGDEAAKWFTDFLGKPSRLVRFNEESETRPTDPHYATGFNVKFPDAFPYLLISEVPTIDQEDATIGSEPRKTMMKFRSAEALEVNTATTKYKGQPYLGQMLVCEDHKTNKGKIVSVGDIIEVEKVFPSYADVAV; this comes from the exons ATGGCGGAGGAGAGAACACACGGAAGCTCAGTCGCAGTCGCCTCTGCCGGAGCACCACCGACGGTGAAATCAATCTTCATTTATCCGATCAAATCATGCAAGGGCATTTCTGTCTCAAAAGCACCTCTTTCTCCTACAG GGTTTGTGTGGGATCGTCATTGGGTGGTGATTAACTCGAAAGGCCGAGGCTACACCCAAAGGGTCGAGCCTAAGCTCGCTTTGGTTCAAGTGGAGCTACCCCTCGAGGCTTTTTCTTTCGGTTGGGAGCCCAACAACTCTTCTTACTTGG TGGTACGTGCTCCCGGGATGGCTGAGCTCAAGGTCTCACTAGCTAAACCAGATTTACGGTCTGATGGAGTATCGGTCTGGGAATGGTCAGGCTCGGCCTTGGATGAGGGAGATGAGGCTGCTAAATGGTTCACTGACTTCCTCGGGAAACCTAGCCGCTTGGTACGCTTTAATGAAG AGTCAGAGACGCGACCCACTGACCCTCATTATGCTACTGGATTCAATGTGAAATTTCCAGATGCTTTCCCCTACCTTTTAATCTCCGAG GTACCCACTATCGATCAAGAGGACGCGACAATAGGAAGTGAACCAAGGAAAACCATGATGAAGTTCCGATCTGCTGAAGCCTTGGAAGTGAACACCGCAACCACCAAATATAAAGGACAG CCTTACCTAGGGCAGATGCTGGTGTGTGAGGATCATAAGACCAACAAAGGGAAGATTGTGAGTGTTGGAGACATTATTGAGGTGGAAAAGGTATTCCCTTCATATGCAGATGTTGCAGTTTAA
- the LOC110884408 gene encoding mitochondrial amidoxime reducing component 2 isoform X2, with protein sequence MAEERTHGSSVAVASAGAPPTVKSIFIYPIKSCKGISVSKAPLSPTGFVWDRHWVVINSKGRGYTQRVEPKLALVQVELPLEAFSFGWEPNNSSYLVVRAPGMAELKVSLAKPDLRSDGVSVWEWSGSALDEGDEAAKWFTDFLGKPSRLVRFNEESETRPTDPHYATGFNVKFPDAFPYLLISELLDLFSIFVSGCEPFAEDLWKQIKINELTFRGIMLCPRCKVPTIDQEDATIGSEPRKTMMKFRSAEALEVNTATTKYKGQPYLGQMLVCEDHKTNKGKIVSVGDIIEVEKVFPSYADVAV encoded by the exons ATGGCGGAGGAGAGAACACACGGAAGCTCAGTCGCAGTCGCCTCTGCCGGAGCACCACCGACGGTGAAATCAATCTTCATTTATCCGATCAAATCATGCAAGGGCATTTCTGTCTCAAAAGCACCTCTTTCTCCTACAG GGTTTGTGTGGGATCGTCATTGGGTGGTGATTAACTCGAAAGGCCGAGGCTACACCCAAAGGGTCGAGCCTAAGCTCGCTTTGGTTCAAGTGGAGCTACCCCTCGAGGCTTTTTCTTTCGGTTGGGAGCCCAACAACTCTTCTTACTTGG TGGTACGTGCTCCCGGGATGGCTGAGCTCAAGGTCTCACTAGCTAAACCAGATTTACGGTCTGATGGAGTATCGGTCTGGGAATGGTCAGGCTCGGCCTTGGATGAGGGAGATGAGGCTGCTAAATGGTTCACTGACTTCCTCGGGAAACCTAGCCGCTTGGTACGCTTTAATGAAG AGTCAGAGACGCGACCCACTGACCCTCATTATGCTACTGGATTCAATGTGAAATTTCCAGATGCTTTCCCCTACCTTTTAATCTCCGAG CTTTTGGACTTGTTCAGCATCTTTGTGAGTGGTTGTGAACCATTTGCTGAGGACCTCTGGAAACAAATCAAAATTAACGAGTTGACTTTTCGAGGCATCATGCTTTGCCCCCGTTGTAAG GTACCCACTATCGATCAAGAGGACGCGACAATAGGAAGTGAACCAAGGAAAACCATGATGAAGTTCCGATCTGCTGAAGCCTTGGAAGTGAACACCGCAACCACCAAATATAAAGGACAG CCTTACCTAGGGCAGATGCTGGTGTGTGAGGATCATAAGACCAACAAAGGGAAGATTGTGAGTGTTGGAGACATTATTGAGGTGGAAAAGGTATTCCCTTCATATGCAGATGTTGCAGTTTAA